In a genomic window of Phycodurus eques isolate BA_2022a chromosome 2, UOR_Pequ_1.1, whole genome shotgun sequence:
- the LOC133417973 gene encoding zinc finger protein 84-like isoform X2, with translation MHVDFSPYVDKNEEHLAPEQQDDQSRVYPAFSPKSAGTGCDSPATLMRISGIENGWMGEQQKWNFGLGQEEPETPHVKEEENATVITNCSLTSVALKTNDNDDKGLRSQLHPRQSEENRWAEPPGSSSTQCMKTEDDGDRCGGSRADGLLAPVSLDTVDEHSQGDVTCHTDNTHWKCSQCGETFGAKKNLRRHMMLHTGDQPVRFSHSKIVSTKGHLITHAKANTGKKPHSSFRDHSASINGKKTNNGGEKPFKCSMCSKIFSTKQTMKTHMRIHTGEKPFACSVCDARFTQKISLTHHLRTHTGERPFSCSVCQKRFGHPSARVRHMKTHTRAKPLVCPTCGQGFARQDHLKNHMTTHC, from the coding sequence ACAAAAATGAAGAACATCTTGCCCCAGAGCAGCaggacgaccagtccagggtgtatcccgcctttagcccaaagtctgctgggacAGGCTGTGACTCACCTGCcacccttatgaggataagtggtatagaaaatgggtggatgggtgaGCAGCAGAAGTGGAACTTCGGGTTGGGGCAAGAGGAGCCAGAGACACCCCAcgtcaaagaggaagagaacgCTACCGTTATCACCAACTGTTCGCTGACCAGTGTCGCTTTGAAGACAAACGATAATGACGACAAGGGTCTGAGGTCCCAGCTTCATCCCAGGCAAAGTGAGGAGAACAGATGGGCCGAGCCCCCGGGTAGCAGCTCAACGCAATGCATGAAAACAGAAGACGATGGAGACCGATGTGGAGGCTCACGAGCGGACGGCCTCTTAGCTCCGGTCTCGCTTGACACTGTTGATGAACACTCTCAAGGTGATGTGACCTGCCACACCGACAACACAcactggaaatgttctcagtgtggggaAACTTTTGGTGCCAAGAAAAATCTAAGAAGACACATGATGCTCCACACGGGAGACCAGCCTGTCCGTTTCTCTCATTCCAAAATAGTCTCTACAAAGGGACATTTGATAACGCATGCAAAAGCAAACACTGGAAAGAAACCACATTCCTCTTTTCGTGATCATTCAGCATCGATtaatggaaagaaaacaaacaatggtGGTGAGAAACCATTTAAGTGCTCAATGTGcagtaaaatattttctacAAAGCAAACTATGAAGACACACATGAGgatacacactggagagaagccttttgcctgctcagtgtgTGATGCTAGATTCACTCAAAAGATTAGTTTAACACATCACCTCAGAACACACACCGGTGAGAGACCATTTTCCTGCTCGGTGTGCCAAAAACGTTTTGGTCATCCTTCGGCACGTGTGAggcacatgaaaacacacactagAGCGAAACCACTTGTCTGCCCAACTTGTGGTCAAGGATTTGCTCGacaagatcatttaaaaaaccaCATGACAACACACTGTTGA